A single genomic interval of Syngnathoides biaculeatus isolate LvHL_M chromosome 1, ASM1980259v1, whole genome shotgun sequence harbors:
- the col1a2 gene encoding collagen alpha-2(I) chain: MLSFVDTRILLLLAVTSYLATCQSGPRGDKGPRGDRGPQGPDGKDGKPGLPGPAGPAGPPGPPGLGGNFAAQYAKAPDPPPGPMGMMGNRGPPGPPGPPGPQGHTGHPGEPGEPGQTGPVGPRGPPGPQGKAGEDGNNGRPGKPGDRGAPGVQGARGFPGTPGLPGMKGHRGYNGLDGRKGEPGAAGVKGEAGAHGAAGRPGLVGPRGLAGERGRAGPAGPVGARGADGNTGPAGAAGPAGAAGAPGFPGGPGPKGEVGPVGATGPSGPQGARGEPGPNGAVGPVGPVGNPGANGLNGAKGATGAAGVAGAPGFPGPRGGAGPQGPQGAAGPRGLAGDPGVQGVKGDAGAKGEPGSAGPQGAPGSQGEEGKRGPAGEIGASGPVGSRGSRGAPGSRGMPGTEGRVGPIGMPGARGATGSAGARGPPGDAGRGGEPGPAGLRGVSGSPGSSGPPGKEGPSGPAGQDGRTGPPGPTGPRGQPGNIGFPGPKGAAGDAGKPGDKGATGATGLRGPPGPDGNNGATGPMGVSGGPGEKGEQGPAGSPGFQGLPGPAGAAGEAGKPGDRGIPGDQGVAGPAGAKGERGNPGAAGSAGPQGPIGIRGPSGLPGADGGKGEPGVAGVTGAPGHQGATGMPGERGAAGPSGAKGEKGEVGHKGPDGNSGRDGARGLPGPSGPPGPTGANGDKGESGSFGPSGPAGVRGAPGERGEVGPAGAPGFAGPPGANGQAGARGERGPAGGKGDVGPAGPAGPAGQAGPAGPSGPAGPTGARGDNGPQGLTGFPGAAGRVGPAGPAGIVGPPGPAGPAGKDGPRGLRGDSGPTGPAGEQGMVGAPGPAGEKGPSGESGPAGPPGAPGISGPLGLQGFVGLPGARGDRGSPGGPGAVGEPGRLGPAGPAGARGPAGNIGMPGMTGPQGEAGREGNPGNDGPPGRPGAAGIKGDRGDPGPAGALGLAGAPGPAGPSGAVGRTGNRGDAGHSGPAGPAGAAGARGAAGPAGVRGEKGVAGDRGDRGMKGLRGHPGLQGIPGPSGPPGDTGPAGAHGPAGPRGPAGPHGPPGKDGRAGAHGTIGPAGTRGAPGHIGPVGPPGPPGLPGPPGPAGGGYDLSGYDEYRADQPAMRAKDYEVDATIKSLNTQIENLLTPEGSRKNPARTCRDIKLGHPEWTSGFYWIDPNQGCINDAIRVFCDFTTRETCINAHPESIAKKNWFRSTENKKHVWFGETINGGTEFTYNDETISSQSMATQLAFMRLLSNQASQNITYHCKNSVAYMDAESGSLKKAVVLGGSNDVELRAEGNSRFTFSVVEDGCTRHTGEWSKTVIEYRTNKPSRLPILDIAPMDIGGADQEFGLDIGPVCFK, encoded by the exons ATGCTCAGCTTTGTGGATACCCGGATTCTGTTGCTGCTTGCAGTAACTTCATACCTAGCAACATGTCAAT CA GGCCCCCGAGGAGACAAAGGACCTCGAGGTGACAGG ggtccccagggacCTGATGGAAAAGATGGCAAACCCGGACTCCCCGGCCCCGCTGGCCCCGCTGGACCCCCTGGACCCCCTGGACTCGGAGGA AACTTTGCTGCTCAGTATGCTAAGGCTCCCGATCCCCCTCCAGGCCCCATG GGTATGATGGGCAACAGAGGCCCACCCGGACCCCCTGGACCCCCT GGACCTCAAGGACATACCGGACACCCTGGTGAGCCTGGCGAGCCTGGACAAACT GGTCCCGTTGGTCCTCGTGGCCCCCCTGGACCTCAGGGCAAAGCTGGAGAGGAC gGTAACAATGGCAGACCTGGCAAGCCCGGAGATAGAGGTGCCCCCGGCGTTCAG GGTGCTCGTGGATTCCCCGGAACCCCTGGACTTCCCGGAATGAAGGGACACAGA GGTTACAATGGTTTGGATGGACGCAAGGGAGAGCCCGGTGCCGCTGGAGTCAAG GGTGAGGCTGGCGCACACGGAGCTGCTGGAAGACCAGGACTTGTT GGACCTCGCGGTCTGGCTGGTGAGAGAGGTCGTGCCGGCCCTGCTGGCCCTGTTGGTGCTCGTGGTGCTGATGGCAACACTGGACCCGCTGGTGCTGCT GGTCCCGCCGGTGCTGCCGGTGCCCCAGGTTTCCCTGGTGGCCCCGGACCCAAG GGAGAGGTTGGACCCGTTGGTGCAACTGGTCCCTCTGGACCTCAGGGCGCTAGAGGAGAGCCCGGTCCCAATGGTGCTGTTGGCCCCGTTGGTCCCGTT GGTAACCCTGGTGCCAATGGCCTGAACGGAGCCAAGGGAGCCACT GGCGCCGCTGGTGTTGCTGGAGCTCCTGGATTCCCCGGACCCAGAGGAGGAGCCGGACCTCAGGGACCTCAGGGTGCCGCCGGTCCCAGAGGCCTGGCT GGAGATCCCGGTGTTCAGGGTGTGAAGGGAGATGCTGGTGCCAAGGGTGAGCCT GGTAGCGCTGGCCCTCAGGGTGCCCCCGGATCTCAGGGTGAGGAGGGCAAACGTGGACCTGCTGGCGAGATCGGTGCCTCCGGCCCCGTCGGTAGCCGTGGATCCAGA GGTGCTCCCGGTAGCCGCGGAATGCCCGGTACTGAGGGAAGAGTCGGCCCAATT GGCATGCCTGGTGCTCGTGGAGCCACCGGCTCTGCTGGAGCTCGTGGACCCCCTGGAGATGCTGGCCGTGGTGGTGAGCCTGGTCCTGCTGGTCTCAGG gGTGTCTCCGGAAGCCCCGGCAGCTCTGGACCCCCAGGAAAGGAGGGACCTTCT GGTCCCGCTGGACAAGACGGCCGCACCGGACCTCCCGGCCCAACTGGACCTAGAGGTCAGCCTGGAAACATTGGATTCCCTGGACCCAAGGGAGCCGCT GGTGACGCTGGCAAACCCGGAGATAAGGGAGCTACTGGTGCCACTGGACTGAGA GGACCTCCCGGCCCTGATGGTAACAATGGAGCCACTGGCCCCATGGGAGTCTCT GGCGGTCCTGGTGAGAAGGGAGAGCAGGGACCTGCTGGATCTCCTGGTTTCCAG GGTCTGCCTGGTCCCGCTGGTGCTGCTGGAGAGGCTGGCAAGCCCGGAGACAGA GGTATCCCAGGAGACCAAGGTGTCGCTGGACCTGCTGGTGCTAAG GGCGAGCGCGGTAACCCCGGTGCTGCTGGATCTGCCGGACCTCAGGGACCTATTGGAATCCGTGGACCTTCTGGACTTCCTGGTGCTGATGGTGGAAAG GGAGAGCCTGGCGTTGCTGGAGTTACTGGTGCTCCTGGACACCAGGGAGCTACTGGCATGCCCGGAGAGCGTGGAGCCGCTGGTCCCAGCGGAGCCAAGGGAGAGAAG GGAGAGGTTGGACACAAAGGACCCGATGGCAACTCCGGAAGAGATGGTGCCCGT GGTCTTCCTGGACCCAGTGGACCCCCTGGACCCACAGGAGCCAACGGTGACAAG GGTGAGAGCGGTTCCTTCGGACCTTCTGGCCCCGCTGGAGTCCGTGGTGCCCCT GGTGAGCGTGGAGAGGTTGGACCCGCTGGAGCCCCTGGATTCGCTGGACCCCCT GGTGCTAACGGACAAGCCGGAGCTAGAGGAGAGCGTGGACCTGCTGGAGGAAAGGGAGATGTTGGCCCCGCTGGCCCTGCTGGCCCCGCTGGACAAGCTGGACCCGCT GGTCCTTCTGGCCCCGCTGGACCTACTGGTGCCCGTGGAGACAATGGACCTCAg GGTCTGACTGGTTTCCCTGGAGCTGCTGGCAGAGTTGGCCCTGCTGGACCTGCT GGTATTGTCGGACCCcctggccctgccggtcccgcTGGAAAAGATGGTCCCCGTGGTCTCCGTGGAGACTCTGGTCCCACTGGCCCCGCTGGAGAGCAGGGTATGGTTGGAGCTCCTGGCCCCGCTGGAGAGAAGGGACCTTCCGGAGAGTCTGGACCTGCT GGTCCTCCTGGCGCTCCTGGAATTTCTGGACCTCTTGGTCTTCAAGGATTTGTTGGTCTTCCCGGAGCTAGAGGCGATCGTGGTAGCCCTGGTGGTCCCGGTGCTGTC GGAGAGCCTGGTAGACTTGGACCTGCTGGTCCCGCTGGTGCCCGTGGCCCTGCTGGCAACATTGGCATGCCTGGTATGACCGGACCTCAGGGAGAGGCTGGACGTGAG GGTAACCCTGGTAACGATGGTCCTCCTGGTCGTCCTGGTGCTGCTGGAATCAAG GGAGACCGTGGTGACCCCGGTCCCGCTGGTGCCCTTGGTCTTGCTGGTGCTCCCGGACCTGCTGGACCCAGTGGCGCTGTTGGAAGAACTGGAAACCGTGGAGACGCT GGACACTCAGGACCTGCTGGACCTGCTGGAGCCGCTGGAGCTAGAGGTGCCGCT GGACCCGCTGGAGTCCGTGGTGAGAAGGGAGTTGCTGGAGACAGAGGAGACAGAGGAATGAAGGGTCTTCGCGGACATCCTGGTCTCCAGGGAATCCCCGGACCTTCT GGACCTCCCGGTGACACCGGACCTGCTGGTGCTCATGGACCCGCTGGACCTAGA GGTCCCGCCGGACCCCACGGACCCCCTGGTAAGGATGGTAGAGCTGGTGCCCATGGTACCATTGGACCTGCTGGCACTCGTGGAGCCCCCGGACACATCGGACCTGTT GGTCCCCCCGGACCTCCCGGTCTGCCTGGACCTCCCGGCCCTGCTGGTGGCGGCTATGATCTGTCTGGATACGATGAGTACAGAGCTGACCAGCCCGCCATGAGAGCTAAGGATTACGAGGTTGATGCCACTATCAAGTCCCTCAACACCCAGATTGAGAACCTCCTCACCCCTGAGGGATCCAGGAAGAACCCTGCCCGCACATGCCGTGACATCAAGCTTGGCCACCCAGAATGGACCAGCG GATTCTACTGGATCGACCCCAACCAGGGTTGCATCAATGACGCCATCAGAGTCTTCTGTGACTTCACCACCCGCGAGACTTGCATCAACGCCCACCCCGAGAGCATTGCCAAGAAGAACTGGTTCAGAAGCACAGAGAACAAGAAGCACGTCTGGTTCGGAGAGACCATCAACGGCGGAACTGAG TTCACCTACAACGACGAGACGATCAGCTCCCAGAGCATGGCCACCCAGCTGGCCTTCATGCGCCTGCTGTCCAACCAGGCTAGCCAGAACATCACCTACCACTGCAAGAACAGCGTTGCCTACATGGACGCTGAGAGCGGCAGCCTGAAGAAGGCTGTGGTGCTCGGCGGCTCCAACGATGTGGAGCTCAGGGCTGAGGGCAACAGCCGTTTCACCTTCTCTGTGGTGGAGGACGGTTGCACT AGACACACTGGTGAGTGGAGCAAGACAGTCATTGAGTACAGAACAAATAAACCATCTCGCCTTCCCATCCTCGACATTGCACCTATGGACATTGGTGGAGCTGATCAGGAGTTTGGTTTGGACATTGGCCCAGTCTGTTTCAAATAA